GGCATGGCCGGATGGAGAAGATGACCAAGCAATTGCCTCATTCGATTAAGTTCGGCGATGTGAATGCGATTGGGCCCATCTTCCAGGAATATGCCAGCGAGGTCAGCAAACGTCAGAAAGGGGAATCGGAAAAGACACCGATGTTCCTGTACATTCAGGGTCTGCAGCGATTCCGAGATTTGCGTAAATCGGACGATGATTTCGGCTTTGGCCGCCGTGGAGCGGACAAGCAGGCCAGCCCGGCCGAGAATTTTGCCACCATCCTGCGGGAAGGTCCGCCTATGGGCGTTCACGTGATTTTCTGGTGCGATTCGCTGACGAACCTGAACCGTTCGATCGACCGCCAGGGAATGCGCGAGCTCGGCATGCGTGTGCTATTCCAGATGAGCCAGAACGATTCCAGTGCGTTAATCGACAGCCCAGCCGCTTCCCGGCTGGGTCGATATCGCGGCCTGTTCGTTTCGGAAGACCTGACCTTCCCTGAAAAGTTCCGGCCTTATAACTTCCCGAGCGACGAATGGCTATCGGGTATCAGTAAGAGTTTGAGCGAAAGAGTGGCCGAGATCCCCCAAAGCGATGCGACGCTCTCGCCGGTGGGGTGAGGCTATCGTATTTCGGTTGACCCGAAACGTTCCTTAGCCCAAAATGTTCGTTAGCTCAAAATGTTCGTTAGCCCGACACGTAAGTGAGGGCAACAATATACGACTCCACAGCCATTCACGGAATACAGCGGGCGATTGTTTTGAAACGGGACTTTTTCCCGTCTTAATTTCCGGTTCCGGTTAGCCCGACACGTAAGTGAGGGCAATAATATACGACTCCACAGCCATTCACGGAATATAGCGGGCGATTGTTTTGAAACGGGACTTTTTCCCGTCTTAATTTCCGGTTCCGGTTAGCCCGACACGTAAGTGAGGGCAACAATTTACGACTCCGAAGCCATTCTCTGAATATAGCGGGTGATTGTTTTGCAACGGGACTTTTTCCCGTCTTAATTTCCGGTTCCGGTTAGCCCGACACGTAAGTGAGGGCAACAATATACGACTCCACAGCCATTCACGGAATACAGCGGGCGATTGTTTTGAAACGGGACTTTTTCCCACTTACTGCCCTCACTTACGTTTCGGGCTAACGAAAGCAGGCTAACCAAGACGGCCCAACCAACTCTGTTTTTCTTTGCAAATTCTGTCCCAATGTAAGGTCGAACCGCGATTTCAGGTAAAATAAAGGAGTCGCTAAAAAGCTGAATGACGAGAGCTCACGCATGGCTACGATCCCGCTGGAAACCACGTCCGCCGAGCAGCAAAAAGAAAAGACCGGGCTGGGCAATTACTTCATTGCCAACTATCCGCCCTTTTCTTTCTGGAAGCCGGATTATCTTTCGGAGGCGAAAAAAGCTCTGGAATCGCCCCCTACCCCCAACACTCCGCTGGGGCTCTATCTGCACATCCCATTCTGCCGGAAGCGCTGCAAGTTCTGCTACTTCCGCGTCTATACCGACAAGAACGCCAAGGACATCGAAGTCTATCTCGATGCCCTGGTGAAGGAAGTCTCCATCCTCGCTCAACAGCCGGTGGTGGCCGGTCGCCCCTGGGACTACGTCTACTTCGGCGGCGGCACCCCTTCCTACCTCAGCGCCAAGCAACTCCAGTCGCTCATGGAACGCTTGCAGGAAATCAAGCCGTGGGATCAGGCCCGGGAAGTGACTTTCGAATGCGAGCCGGGCACCTTACAAAAACCGAAACTGGAGACTTTGCGAAAGCTCGGAGTCACCCGCATCAGCCTGGGGGTCGAAAATTTTAAACCGGAAATTCTTCAGTACAATGGCCGGGCGCACCTGGAAGAAGAAATTCACCGCGCATTCGGCTGGGCTCGCGAACTGGAATTCCCGCAAATTAACGTCGACTTGATTGCCGGCATGGTTGGTGAAGATTGGGAAAACTGGCGGGATTGCGTTCGCAAAACGATTGCGCTCAGCCCTGACAGCGTGACCATTTACCAGATGGAACTTCCTTACAATACGGTCTTTTCGAAAGAAGCCAAGGAACTGGGGGCGGACGAACCACGCCTGGCCATCGCCGACTGGCCGACGAAGCGGGCCTGGGTGGAGTATGCCTTCAAAACCTTCTGTGAAGCGGGTTATGAAGTTTCCAGCACGGTAACAGTTGTGAAGAAGAAAACCCAGTTCGTCTACCGTGACGCCCTCTGGCGCGGTGCCGATATGTTCGGTACTGGCGTAGCCTCTTTCGGCCACATCAACGGCGTTCACATTCAAAACTTGGACACCTGGGAAGCCTACATCGACAAACTCAATCATGGTGAACTCCCCTTAGGGAGAGCGTTTCCCACTACACCCCGCGATCGCCTGATTCGCGAAATGGTGCTTCAGCTGAAGGAAGGCCATTTGGACGACCGCTATTTTCAGCAGAAATTCGGCGTGGATATCCTCCAGGAGTTTGCCCCGGTTCTGCAGAAACTTCAGGACGAGGGCTGGCTGGAACGCCGTAGCGATAAGATTCAAATGACCCCCGCCGGTTTACTTCAGGTCGATAGACATCTGCCCAATTTCTTCGATCCGCAATATATCAGCCAACGATATACTTAAATCCTCTGTAAGTGGATCGATGTCGAATCTGACTTTCCTGATGGGCAAATTCCCCGCCGAATTGCCCACCGATAGACGCTATTGCCGCAATCACATGTGGTGCCGGACCGAAGAGTCGGGCCTTCTGCGATTTGGCTTCAGTTCCTATGCCGTTCGGCTGATGCAGGACGTGTACTTTCTGGACTGGTGCGTCAACGAAGGGGATGCGATCCAGCTAAAGCAGCAAATTGGGAATATCGAGACTTCGAAGGCCGTCAGCGACCTCTTTTCGCCGGTGGCCGGGCAGCTCGTGAGCATTAATCAGCAACTTTTGAAGGATCCCTCGGGCATCAATGTCGATATTTACGGTGCGGGCTGGTTGTTCGATATGAAGGGGGAGCCTGTGCCGACGATGAGCCCCCAGGAATACTTCGAATTTCTGGAAAAAGGTTGGGAGAACACCCAGCGGATCCTGAAAGGGCAGATGGGGGATTGATTCGGCTCTTCCGTTTATTTTTTTCGGAATAGCTCCGAACCATCTAAAAAGGCCCCCACTCATTTCCCGGATGCGTACAATTAAAGAGCCGGGGGCGATCTGGTATCGACCGGGTAATTTGATGTGTTCGTTGCGTGTCGTGGAAGATCTGATGGCCACGTAAAAATCAGGTCAAAACGTTAGATGCTGAACCTACATTCAGCCTGGCTGCCTAATTTAGAGTAGCCACCATGTCCGGGAGCTTAGGTTGAGAGGTCCCGGCGC
The genomic region above belongs to Telmatocola sphagniphila and contains:
- a CDS encoding glycine cleavage system protein H, translated to MSNLTFLMGKFPAELPTDRRYCRNHMWCRTEESGLLRFGFSSYAVRLMQDVYFLDWCVNEGDAIQLKQQIGNIETSKAVSDLFSPVAGQLVSINQQLLKDPSGINVDIYGAGWLFDMKGEPVPTMSPQEYFEFLEKGWENTQRILKGQMGD
- a CDS encoding coproporphyrinogen-III oxidase family protein → MATIPLETTSAEQQKEKTGLGNYFIANYPPFSFWKPDYLSEAKKALESPPTPNTPLGLYLHIPFCRKRCKFCYFRVYTDKNAKDIEVYLDALVKEVSILAQQPVVAGRPWDYVYFGGGTPSYLSAKQLQSLMERLQEIKPWDQAREVTFECEPGTLQKPKLETLRKLGVTRISLGVENFKPEILQYNGRAHLEEEIHRAFGWARELEFPQINVDLIAGMVGEDWENWRDCVRKTIALSPDSVTIYQMELPYNTVFSKEAKELGADEPRLAIADWPTKRAWVEYAFKTFCEAGYEVSSTVTVVKKKTQFVYRDALWRGADMFGTGVASFGHINGVHIQNLDTWEAYIDKLNHGELPLGRAFPTTPRDRLIREMVLQLKEGHLDDRYFQQKFGVDILQEFAPVLQKLQDEGWLERRSDKIQMTPAGLLQVDRHLPNFFDPQYISQRYT